A genome region from Triticum aestivum cultivar Chinese Spring chromosome 2B, IWGSC CS RefSeq v2.1, whole genome shotgun sequence includes the following:
- the LOC123039084 gene encoding berberine bridge enzyme-like Cyn d 4, which produces MAVLAMLLVSRLFFGSQASSDGFLACLTASVPEQLLFTRSSPSFAAVLVSSVRNRRFLTQATARPLCVVTATNASHVQAAVVCGRRHGIRLRVRSGGHDYEGLSFRSARPETFFVLDLAGLRSVRVSLGIPREEAPPTAWVDSGATLGELYHAIGKASDRLAFPAGLCPTVGVGGHLSGGGFGMLLRKHGLAADHVVDAKLVDAEGRILDRDAMGQDVFWAIRGGGGGGSFGIVLSWRVKLVAVPPTVTAFTIPKSVEQGAVDILTKWQEVAPALPDDLFVRVLVQRQVAKFQALYLGTCDALLPVMRHRFPELGVNHTHCKEMTWLQSVPHVYLGSGATTEDILNRTDPVDATSSKATSDYVRHAIARDVWEEIFATWLARPDAGLMILDPYGGNMARVPEAATPFPHRAGVLYNIQYMNFWTAAGDGAAQTAWVRDVYAFMEPHVSKNPREAYVNYRDLDLGENVVVGNVTSYEAGKIWGEKYYKGNFMRLAMAKLQIDPDDYFRNEQSIPPLDADEQRLITRNVAPRGYADPISLNHFYIFGSVEHPQTWTLRLAYRRRRGPSGNKPEDEAEGD; this is translated from the exons ATGGCGGTGCTAGCAATGCTCTTGGTCTCCCGCTTGTTCTTCGGCTCCCAAGCTTCCTCCGATGGCTTCCTCGCGTGCCTCACGGCGTCCGTGCCCGAGCAGCTCCTCTTCACCCGGAGCTCGCCGTCGTTCGCAGCGGTCCTGGTGTCCTCCGTCCGGAACCGCAGGTTCCTCACGCAGGCCACGGCGCGGCCGCTCTGCGTCGTCACGGCGACGAACGCGTCCCACGTTCAGGCTGCCGTCGTGTGCGGCCGCCGGCACGGCATCCGCCTCCGCGTGCGCAGCGGCGGGCACGACTACGAGGGCCTCTCGTTCAGGTCTGCGCGCCCCGAGACGTTCTTCGTGCTCGACCTCGCCGGCCTCCGCTCCGTGCGTGTAAGCCTTGGCATCCCGCGGGAGGAAGCGCCACCCACCGCGTGGGTGGACTCCGGCGCGACGCTCGGGGAGCTGTACCATGCTATCGGGAAGGCGAGTGACCGGCTGGCGTTCCCGGCAGGCCTGTGCCCAACGGTGGGCGTCGGCGGACATCtcagcggcggcggcttcggcatgCTGCTGCGCAAGCACGGCCTGGCCGCCGACCACGTCGTGGACGCCAAGCTTGTAGACGCCGAGGGGAGGATCCTGGACAGGGACGCCATGGGCCAGGACGTCTTTTGGGCCatccgcggcggtggcggcggcgggagctTCGGAATCGTGCTGTCGTGGCGGGTGAAGCTCGTGGCCGTGCCGCCGACGGTCACCGCGTTCACGATCCCCAAGTCCGTCGAGCAAGGCGCCGTGGACATCCTCACCAAGTGGCAGGAGGTCGCGCCAGCTCTCCCCGACGACTTGTTCGTGAGGGTGCTCGTCCAACGACAAGTGGCCAAATTCCAGGCCCTGTACCTAGGCACCTGCGACGCCCTCCTGCCGGTGATGCGCCACCGCTTCCCGGAGCTCGGCGTGAATCATACGCACTGCAAGGAGATGACCTGGCTCCAGTCCGTGCCGCACGTCTACCTCGGCAGCGGCGCCACCACGGAGGACATCTTGAACCGGACCGACCCCGTGGACGCCACCTCCAGCAAGGCCACGTCCGACTACGTGCGGCATGCGATCGCAAGGGACGTGTGGGAGGAGATCTTCGCGACCTGGCTCGCGAGGCCGGACGCCGGCCTCATGATCCTAGACCCATACGGCGGGAACATGGCCCGCGTACCAGAGGCGGCAACGCCGTTTCCGCACCGCGCCGGCGTGCTGTACAACATCCAATACATGAACTTCTGGACGGCCGCCGGAGACGGCGCCGCGCAGACGGCGTGGGTCAGGGACGTCTACGCGTTCATGGAGCCGCACGTGAGCAAGAACCCGAGGGAGGCGTACGTGAACTACAGGGACCTTGACCTCGGCGAGAACGTGGTCGTGGGCAACGTCACCAGCTACGAGGCCGGCAAGATCTGGGGCGAGAAGTACTACAAGGGTAACTTCATGCGGCTCGCCATGGCCAAGCTTCAGATTGATCCCGACGACTACTTCAGGAATGAACAGAGCATCCCGCCGCTTGATGCTGATGAACAACGACTGATCACGAGGAATGTGGCGCCTAGGGGTTATGCTGATCCTATTTCGTTAAACCATTTTTACATATTTGGTAGTGTGG AGCACCCTCAGACATGGACACTGCGGCTGGCGTATCGTCGGCGGCGAGGGCCATCAGGGAACAAGCCGGAGGACGAAGCCGAGGGTGACTGA